The genomic region AACCATGTAATGCTAATGCCCTTTCTCGTAAATCCTAGACTTCTTATCGCCACTTTATCCCTACCAGGGTATAATAATATCCAAAATACTAATTGCCATATCTGTCTCGTTTTCATTGCAGGCCTTCCCCTATATATTGTCCCATCACCTGCTCTAAGGCCAAGCTTTAAATTATGTAATTCATACTCACTTAAATTTAGTAAGTCTGGTACTTCTAACGTTTCTGTGGCCAAATTCCTTAAATATACTTGAGAAGTTATTGACTTTCTATTCTTCTTAATCTCAATTTCTATTGATACTAGTCTTCCATGTATTTTAAGAAATAAGCTACCATACTTACCATTAACTACGTAGATCTTTCTCTTACCCATGAACGCGTCTTTAATCGTATTGTTAGCATCATTAATGTAAATATTTATCCATTTTTCCTTAACTTCATTTATTAAATGAATTAACTTTTCAATGTTAAATGAAATAATATTTTGTGTATTATCATTAGCAACTATTAAATTATTTAAACTTTTAACGAAATTCCTGAGTTTATTTACCGCATTCTCGGCTACCTCATTTATATCATAATCATTGATGCGCCTATGAACCTCAATTAATGCATTAAATATAGACTGCTTAATATCATTATCAGTTATCTCGTCTATTACTTGACAACCCCGCCTCTTCCTACACCTAGCCCAAACCACGTCAATACTCGTATACATAATTTGCATAGACGGTACAATTGCTTCATTGGAATTCTCGCTGGGCATGGTTTTGTTGTGGTTTTGGGTTTATTATTTTTCGTGGTTATTTTTGTTTAGTTGGGTTTTGTGAAAGTTTTGTTGTGGGGGTGTAGGGAGAAAGGAAGAGAGAGTGAGTTGTTTTTGAGTTGTTTTGATGGGTTGTTGGTTTATACGATTATGTTTCCTTGTTCGTCTACTTTTGCTATTACTTTTCTTACTGTTTTTCCGTCTGGTGTCTTGAACAGGGCCATTACGAAGCCCTTCCTACCCTTAGGCTGAACCTTCCAAACCTTCGTAGGCTTAAGCTTCTTGCCCTCTATTTCGTATTCCCTCTTTGCCAGGTCTTCTAGTGTGACCATATTGGTCGTTGTTTCGTGGTTGCTTGGTTTAATATTGTAATTGGTTATTTTATGTGCTTGCCTTATTAGGGTCTTCGTTGTTTCAGTTTTGCGTAATGCGTGGTTGTTTGCGATGCGTAGCGCTTTTAAACTGGTTTCTTCCCATTGTTATTAGCCGGGTCGTCTAGCGGCCAAGGATGGCGGGCTCTGGACCCGTTGACCCCGGTTCGAATCCGGGCCCGGCTACCACTCTGTTCTTTAATTCTTTTGTGAATGTGATATGGAGGGTTTGCTTTGTCGTGTTACGGCTTATTTGGATTAATGAGTTGGTTTTGGTTAGGATTTTTGAGATTGGTTTATGTAATGGAATTATTGAGGTCATTGCTGGTATTGATTCTTGATTGTGGCTTGGTTTTAGGATTACGTGGATTCCTCGTCATGTAGATGATTAGCTGTGGTGCGTTTTTAATGCCCTGTAGGTAATGCGTTGCTCTGGGTGCTTTGGGCATTACTGAATCCCCCGGTGTGGAGGGTTATGTTTATGTTACTTATTGTCTCTAGGGCCTATATTCGTTAGTTGTTCCTTGAATTCCCTGTAATTTAGGGTGATTATTTTATTTGCGCAGGGGCATTTATTGCATGCTAGATGCCCTTCAACGAAGTCCCTGAGGTTTTTGTCCTCTGTAATGAAGATCAATTTACCGCTTGTTATACCGGGGCCTTTCCTTCTTGGTACTGTGGCCAATAAGTCGTAGGCGTAAAGTAATGAGTTTACTATATCTATGTCCTCACTTGGGATTTTACTTAATAATTGGTCCATGATCTCGTTCTTCC from Vulcanisaeta distributa DSM 14429 harbors:
- a CDS encoding chromatin protein Cren7 is translated as MVTLEDLAKREYEIEGKKLKPTKVWKVQPKGRKGFVMALFKTPDGKTVRKVIAKVDEQGNIIV